The genomic DNA AGCTTTGGCATCGAGATACTTCTTGCTCTCAAACGCCAGAGGGATGTCGCGCCGCAATCCCTCGATGAATCCCGCCATTTCTCGTTTGAACGCTGCGCCTTGTCCGGCCGGAAGCGCGAGAGAGGTCGGACGAGAGGGGTCTTGGAAGTTATTGACATAGCACCAGTCGGACGGGGCGGGAGCCGCTTGAGCCAGGCGTTTCACCATCTGTCGAACGAGCGTGCCTTTCCCCGTGCCGACGGGACCTGATATGTACAGATTGAATCCGGGGCTCTTCACGTGCAGCCCGAATTCCAGGGCCTCAACCGCCCGTTCCTGCCCGATGATTTCCGTGAGGGGTTCCAACTCGCTCGTATCTTCAAAGCCGAGTTGCGCCGGGTCGATGATCGGCGAGAGCATTGAGACAGGAACTTTGAATTTGTCCATCGTCGTCTACGGCACCTTCGTGATGGGCGGCGGGAGCGTGACGACTGTTGCCTGTGGACCTTTGTCACCCTGCTCCAAGCCGAAGACGACTTCCGTGCCGTCTTCCAGTTCCTCAAGCGTGAGTCCTTGCAGCGCATTCGCATGAAAATAGACCTCACCGCCGCCCTCTCGCAGGATAAAGCCGTATTGCTCCTTGGGGAACAGCTTGCTAATCACCCCGCGATGAGGCGGCACGGGAGGCAGGCGTACTTCAGTCTCGGCGCGTTTGTCGCGATATTTGCGGAGTTCGATGCCGACTGCGTCAAACGCGTCGCGGATCGCTTCTTCGAATGTTTTGTTCTCTTTTCGGGCGGTCAGGGTATGGCGTCCGGGCAATGTCACGATGATGAGCGCCTCCGCCACGTTCGCGAGTTTCTTATGGTGCCGATTTTTGGTCAACGTGACTCGGCCGTGAATTAAGTCGTCGTGCCCTCGTTGCAAATCATCCATGCGGGCTTCAATCTCCATTTTCCACCGGGGGGTCATGGTGACATTGCGGCTTTCAATTTCCAGTTCCATTGTGCCTCCACATCTTGATGGTTCAGCTGTCACCAACCGGGTCGCAAACGATATGCCGACTTGATTAGAGTGAAGGGTTATCAGAAACTCAGCAAGGCCTATCGATTTGTGGGGCCTTGGTTCTTACGGCTGATTTCGCCATTGGCGCCTTTTTCCACAGTGACCGGCCGACTGCTGGAGCTGAATGCGACAATCTTCGTTCTCGACATCGCCATTGACGGATCATCGAATGGCTGTAGAGCGGGAATATGACTTGCGTACTGTAGCGGTATGTCAAAGTTGAGCAAACTTGCACTGGAAGAGTATTTGCGGACGCGTTTTGGCCCCTCCGTCAAGCTGCGGTCCTATGGAGTTATCGGCAAAGAGAGTTCCAAAGGGGCACAGAAGCGTTATGGGTACGGCACGCCGGTCAAATTGACGTTCCAAATCGGTCAACGAGTTCAATCTGCCGTCCTCGAAACCATGAAGCCGGGTCCGTTCGGGCATGAACATATGGCCGATCGCGCTCAAGCCATGTTGTGGGACTACGATTCCTATGGACGCCTGCCTCGCCATGTGAAGGCCCTTGATGTGGGTGCGTTCGATACCAAGCAGGCGCTCTTTTCTGTAGCCGAGGCACGGGAATTCTTCGTCCTGAATGAATGGACCGAGGGGACAAGCTATCACGGGGATCTTGAGCGATTGATGAAAGGCGGCACGTTACGGAAGTCGGATCGACAACGCGCAATCGCCTTGGCGCGCTATCTGGCCACAATCCATGCGAAAAAGCGGCGTGATCCGGATTTGTACAAGCGTCGGCTGCGTGAATTGATCGGTCACGGCGAATGCATCATGGGATTGACCGACAGCTATCCGGCGCGCTGCGGCTTTATTACCGGCGATCTATTGCGGACAGTGGAGGAAGCCTGCAATCGATGGCGATGGCGCCTTCGCGATAAAGCCCATCGGTTGTCCCAGGTTCACGGAGATTTCCATCCATACAATGTGCTGTTCCGTACCGGGACGGATTTTGCGGTGTTGGATCGGTCTCGAGGAGAATGGGGCGAGCCGGCCGACGACATCACCGCGATGACGATCAACTATCTGCTCAATTCATTGATTCGTTGGGGGACGCTCAAGGGGCCATTCGAGGTCTTGTTCCGGCTGTTCTGGGATACCTATGTGGAAACCAGCGGCGATAAGGAAGTGATGGAAACGACCGCACCATTCTTCGCCTTTCGCGGCCTGGTCGTAGCCAGCCCGCTCTGGTATCCCAATTTGTCGACTGAGATCCGGCGCAGCCTGTTTCATTTCATCGAGAATGTCCTCGATGTGTCGTGCTTTGAACCGGAGCGAGTGAATGAATACTGCATTTGAAAAGTCATTGGTCAATCGTCATTCGCCATTGGTGGAGAGTGAAGTCCATCGCGTGAGCACAATCAGTTAAGTCCAATCAACCATTAACCATTCCCCATTGACCCATGACCATTGACCATCTCCCAAGCTTTGCCATTTGGCTCACCGGTTTGCCCGCCTCAGGGAAGAGCACCATCGTTGCCGCGCTCAAGCCGCAGCTGGAAGCGCTGAACTTATCCGTTGAAGTGCTGGAATCAGATGCGGTAAGGCGTACGCTGACGCCGACTCCGACCTACTCACAGCCGGAGCGGGATCTCTTTTACCGGGCTCTGGCGTTCATGGGCGCAAAGCTCGTATCGCACGGCGTTACGGTCATCTTCGATGCGACAGCCAACAGGCGCGCCTACCGTGACTTTGCCCGCAGCTTAATTCCCACATTCATTGAAGTGTGGGTGGAATGTCCATTGGAGCTGGCTATGCAGCGCGACTACAAGGGGACCTATCAACGCGGACGACGAGGAGAATCCTCTACCGTACCGGGCCTGCAAGATCCCTACGAAGCGCCGTTGAACCCGGATGTGAGAATCGATACGACGAAGCTCTCAGCAAGGGAAGCAGCAGAAACAATATTGGAATATGTGAAGACGACAATAGCAGGCTGATTCTGCCGCTTCACGGCTCTTCTTGCATCGCTGCTTGATGAGGCTCTCCCTCGCTCGATATAGTGCCGTGTCATGCATAAGAAGCTTGCGTCCAATCGTAGAGAGAGGGACGGTCCCCTTTCGGAAGCGAGAGCAGACCCCCTTACTTCTGCTCCCGCCTCAGCAGCGCTTCTTGCCGCATTTCGCGCTCTCGCCGTCAACGATCTGTACACGATGGCTCCGAAGCAGTCTGTTGTCCGGGGGTACGACTATTATCGGCAGCAGCGGCTTCAGCACTATGCCTGGAGCGAGGATCGCGCCATGTTGACCGCGCAAGTGCGAGGAACCAGGCTGTACGAAGTCATCTTTTCTCTCGACGACGGGTTCCTGTCCGCCTCCTGCGATTGCCCGGCATGGGATCCCGACTGGCTCTGTAAACATGTCCTTTGCGCCTCTTTTGCCACCAAGCATCTGCTTTCACCTGAGACGTTCCAATTGCTCGACCGGCAACAATCCCACCTAGCCGCGCTCCGAACTGAGTTGCTTGGCGAGCTCGCCGAATCGGGTTCGAGCAAGGGGACAGGCACTTCTCCAAGGGAGGACGGTCTTGCGTCGGGCTATGAAATCGTGATCGACGCCGTCCGGCCGTATCCGCAACTCGTGATCCACCGGGACGGTGTGCGGCTTCCTGCAGGGTGGGCCTCCGCGTTGCCGGCCGAGCTGCGTCCAATGCTGAATCCGTCCTGGTTTGCATCGGGGTGTGGAGATGAGCCCTTACAGCGCTATCTCGGCCGCTCCAAGCACCGATTCCCGATCGTGCTGAAAACCTGCCAAGAATCGATCACTCTTCAATGGGCGCCGTCGGTCCAGTGTCGGAGCAAGACGGAGATTGCTGTCGCGGGCGAGGGCGTGAAAGTTCGCGCGGTCTGTGTGGCAGATGGGATAGCGCTCGACCGGATCGTTCGCGTCCGCAACTTCGTGGCGGATGTGAGAGGCCGTCGCTTGCTCCTTATGGAGGACGAAAGCGGATGGGCCTC from Nitrospira sp. includes the following:
- a CDS encoding Ribosomal arrest protein RaiA / Cold shock protein of CSP family, with translation MELEIESRNVTMTPRWKMEIEARMDDLQRGHDDLIHGRVTLTKNRHHKKLANVAEALIIVTLPGRHTLTARKENKTFEEAIRDAFDAVGIELRKYRDKRAETEVRLPPVPPHRGVISKLFPKEQYGFILREGGGEVYFHANALQGLTLEELEDGTEVVFGLEQGDKGPQATVVTLPPPITKVP
- a CDS encoding Adenylylsulfate kinase, with the translated sequence MTIDHLPSFAIWLTGLPASGKSTIVAALKPQLEALNLSVEVLESDAVRRTLTPTPTYSQPERDLFYRALAFMGAKLVSHGVTVIFDATANRRAYRDFARSLIPTFIEVWVECPLELAMQRDYKGTYQRGRRGESSTVPGLQDPYEAPLNPDVRIDTTKLSAREAAETILEYVKTTIAG